A genome region from Gouania willdenowi chromosome 9, fGouWil2.1, whole genome shotgun sequence includes the following:
- the slc8b1 gene encoding mitochondrial sodium/calcium exchanger protein isoform X2, with product MSLRVMLSVLVLGAGYLQLICGSNPNLSLKQPGLASAGGSLNASLNSMLENNNDECDIVMNQTAAERCAFVRSTEDCKMQDGFINYLDVAFCLLPPNLAMLTISLCVVWLFFLFVILGLTASKFFCPNLSAISCSLHLTHNVAGVTFLALGNGAPDIFSAMAAFSRPHTAGMAVGALFGAGIFVSTVVAGSIALVKPFAVASRPFLRDVIFYMVAVFWTFVMLYRGTTTLGETLGYLGLYVVYVLMVIISAYIYKRQKYSVNASVQSVGPAPEFHSSESLSEEEVTRLNAANLQHDYESEYRPLLPYCESTFQILLSSLNPVDHRQWRRKPWTWRALKILKTPVELLLLLCVPVVDPDKDDKNWRRPLNCLQMVTAPLVCVLAFQSGSYGMYLIRGEFPVWVLTLLLGFFLSAIVFFSTTNDNPPKYHSLFAVLGFVVSAVLISAAASEVVSLLHMLGVVLRLSNTVLGLTLLAWGNSIGDCFSDITIARQGYPRMAISACFGGIIFNMLFGVGLGCLVQMVKTHSNVQFVSEGSLTWTLAASLGLSLVVSFITVPLCRFHLGRPYGIFLLVFYALFLLIALLTEFGIIHYSEL from the exons ATGTCTCTGCGGGTCATGCTGTCGGTCCTGGTGCTGGGTGCGGGCTACCTGCAGCTCATCTGCGGCTCTAACCCGAACCTGAGCCTAAAGCAGCCCGGGTTGGCATCAGCCGGAGggtccctgaacgcatcactAAACTCCATGCTGGAAAACAACAACGATGAG tgtGACATTGTCATGAATCAGACGGCCGCAGAGCGCTGTGCGTTTGTCAGGAGCACAGAAGACTGTAAAATGCAAGATGGCTTCATCAACTACCTGGATGTGGCTTTTTGTCTGCTGCCCCCCAACCTCGCCATGCTCACCATCTCTCTATGT GTCGTATGGCTTTTCTTCCTCTTCGTCATTCTGGGACTCACTGCATCAAAGTT CTTCTGTCCAAACCTGTCAGCCATCTCCTGCAGTCTACATCTAACGCACAACGTGGCC GGCGTGACGTTTCTAGCTCTGGGTAACGGAGCTCCAGACATCTTCAGTGCCATGGCAGCGTTCTCCAGACCTCACACTGCTGGGATGGCTGTAGGAGCTTTATTTG GAGCTGGTATCTTTGTCTCTACGGTGGTGGCCGGCAGCATCGCTTTGGTCAAACCATTTGCCGTGGCCTCACGTCCGTTCCTGCGTGACGTCATCTTTTACATGGTGGCTGTGTTCTGGACGTTTGTCATGTTGTACAGAGGAACCACAACGCTGGGAGAGACCctgg GGTACCTGGGTCTCTATGTGGTTTACGTGCTGATGGTCATCATCAGCGCCTACATCTACAAGAGGCAGAAATATTCAGTAAACGCCAGCGTGCAAAGTGTTGGCCCTGCTCCAG AGTTTCACTCCTCTGAGTCATTGTCAGAGGAGGAAGTTACACGTCTGAACGCTGCAAACCTGCAGCACGATTACG agTCAGAGTACCGACCACTTCTGCCTTACTGTGAGTCCACGTTTCAGATCCTGCTGAGCTCTTTAAACCCAGTGGACCACAGACAGTGGAGGAGGAAACCCTGGACATGGAGGGCTCTTAAGATTCTCAAG ACTCctgtggagctgctgctgctgctctgtgtTCCCGTGGTCGACCCAGACAAAGACGACAAGAACTGGAGACGTCCTCTCAACTGCCTCCAGATGGTCACGGCTCCACTGGTCTGTGTGCTGGCCTTCCAGTCTGGAAGTT ACGGGATGTACCTGATCCGAGGAGAGTTTCCTGTGTGGGTCCTCACTCTACTGCTGGGTTTTTTCCTGTCGGCCATCGTCTTCTTCTCAACCACCAATGACAATCCTCCTAAATACCACTCA CTCTTTGCTGTCCTGGGCTTCGTGGTGAGTGCGGTGCTGATCAGTGCGGCTGCCTCTGAGGTAGTCAGCCTGCTACACATGCTCGGTGTGGTGCTGCGTCTCAGTAACACTGTGCTGGGCCTCACGCTCCTGGCCTGGGGAAACAGCATCGGAG ACTGTTTTTCTGACATCACCATTGCCCGACAGGGTTACCCTCGCATGGCCATATCGGCCTGCTTCGGAGGCATCATTTTCA ACATGCTGTTTGGAGTTGGTCTGGGATGCTTAGTGCAGATGGTGAAGACACACTCCAACGTGCAG TTTGTATCCGAGGGTTCTCTGACGTGGACCCTCGCCGCGTCTCTTGGTTTGTCGCTGGTCGTGTCCTTCATCACCGTCCCGCTCTGCCGGTTTCATCTGGGTCGGCCCTATGGGATCTTTCTCCTCGTCTTCTACGCCTTATTTCTCCTGATCGCACTTCTCACAGAGTTTGGAATCATCCACTACAGCGAGTTGTGA
- the slc8b1 gene encoding mitochondrial sodium/calcium exchanger protein isoform X1: protein MSLRVMLSVLVLGAGYLQLICGSNPNLSLKQPGLASAGGSLNASLNSMLENNNDECDIVMNQTAAERCAFVRSTEDCKMQDGFINYLDVAFCLLPPNLAMLTISLCVVWLFFLFVILGLTASKFFCPNLSAISCSLHLTHNVAGVTFLALGNGAPDIFSAMAAFSRPHTAGMAVGALFGAGIFVSTVVAGSIALVKPFAVASRPFLRDVIFYMVAVFWTFVMLYRGTTTLGETLGYLGLYVVYVLMVIISAYIYKRQKYSVNASVQSVGPAPAEFHSSESLSEEEVTRLNAANLQHDYESEYRPLLPYCESTFQILLSSLNPVDHRQWRRKPWTWRALKILKTPVELLLLLCVPVVDPDKDDKNWRRPLNCLQMVTAPLVCVLAFQSGSYGMYLIRGEFPVWVLTLLLGFFLSAIVFFSTTNDNPPKYHSLFAVLGFVVSAVLISAAASEVVSLLHMLGVVLRLSNTVLGLTLLAWGNSIGDCFSDITIARQGYPRMAISACFGGIIFNMLFGVGLGCLVQMVKTHSNVQFVSEGSLTWTLAASLGLSLVVSFITVPLCRFHLGRPYGIFLLVFYALFLLIALLTEFGIIHYSEL, encoded by the exons ATGTCTCTGCGGGTCATGCTGTCGGTCCTGGTGCTGGGTGCGGGCTACCTGCAGCTCATCTGCGGCTCTAACCCGAACCTGAGCCTAAAGCAGCCCGGGTTGGCATCAGCCGGAGggtccctgaacgcatcactAAACTCCATGCTGGAAAACAACAACGATGAG tgtGACATTGTCATGAATCAGACGGCCGCAGAGCGCTGTGCGTTTGTCAGGAGCACAGAAGACTGTAAAATGCAAGATGGCTTCATCAACTACCTGGATGTGGCTTTTTGTCTGCTGCCCCCCAACCTCGCCATGCTCACCATCTCTCTATGT GTCGTATGGCTTTTCTTCCTCTTCGTCATTCTGGGACTCACTGCATCAAAGTT CTTCTGTCCAAACCTGTCAGCCATCTCCTGCAGTCTACATCTAACGCACAACGTGGCC GGCGTGACGTTTCTAGCTCTGGGTAACGGAGCTCCAGACATCTTCAGTGCCATGGCAGCGTTCTCCAGACCTCACACTGCTGGGATGGCTGTAGGAGCTTTATTTG GAGCTGGTATCTTTGTCTCTACGGTGGTGGCCGGCAGCATCGCTTTGGTCAAACCATTTGCCGTGGCCTCACGTCCGTTCCTGCGTGACGTCATCTTTTACATGGTGGCTGTGTTCTGGACGTTTGTCATGTTGTACAGAGGAACCACAACGCTGGGAGAGACCctgg GGTACCTGGGTCTCTATGTGGTTTACGTGCTGATGGTCATCATCAGCGCCTACATCTACAAGAGGCAGAAATATTCAGTAAACGCCAGCGTGCAAAGTGTTGGCCCTGCTCCAG CAGAGTTTCACTCCTCTGAGTCATTGTCAGAGGAGGAAGTTACACGTCTGAACGCTGCAAACCTGCAGCACGATTACG agTCAGAGTACCGACCACTTCTGCCTTACTGTGAGTCCACGTTTCAGATCCTGCTGAGCTCTTTAAACCCAGTGGACCACAGACAGTGGAGGAGGAAACCCTGGACATGGAGGGCTCTTAAGATTCTCAAG ACTCctgtggagctgctgctgctgctctgtgtTCCCGTGGTCGACCCAGACAAAGACGACAAGAACTGGAGACGTCCTCTCAACTGCCTCCAGATGGTCACGGCTCCACTGGTCTGTGTGCTGGCCTTCCAGTCTGGAAGTT ACGGGATGTACCTGATCCGAGGAGAGTTTCCTGTGTGGGTCCTCACTCTACTGCTGGGTTTTTTCCTGTCGGCCATCGTCTTCTTCTCAACCACCAATGACAATCCTCCTAAATACCACTCA CTCTTTGCTGTCCTGGGCTTCGTGGTGAGTGCGGTGCTGATCAGTGCGGCTGCCTCTGAGGTAGTCAGCCTGCTACACATGCTCGGTGTGGTGCTGCGTCTCAGTAACACTGTGCTGGGCCTCACGCTCCTGGCCTGGGGAAACAGCATCGGAG ACTGTTTTTCTGACATCACCATTGCCCGACAGGGTTACCCTCGCATGGCCATATCGGCCTGCTTCGGAGGCATCATTTTCA ACATGCTGTTTGGAGTTGGTCTGGGATGCTTAGTGCAGATGGTGAAGACACACTCCAACGTGCAG TTTGTATCCGAGGGTTCTCTGACGTGGACCCTCGCCGCGTCTCTTGGTTTGTCGCTGGTCGTGTCCTTCATCACCGTCCCGCTCTGCCGGTTTCATCTGGGTCGGCCCTATGGGATCTTTCTCCTCGTCTTCTACGCCTTATTTCTCCTGATCGCACTTCTCACAGAGTTTGGAATCATCCACTACAGCGAGTTGTGA
- the LOC114470266 gene encoding pre-mRNA 3' end processing protein WDR33-like, whose product MNTMSQIMGVGGLQQVRGPQQVEGGSYLPQQVRGPQQVGGGYYLPQQVRGPQQVEGGSNLPQQVRGPQQVGGGYYLPQQVRGPQQVEGGSYLPQQVRGPQQVGGGYYLPQEVRGPQQVEGGSYLPQQVRGPQQVEGGSYLPQQVRGPQQVEGGSYLPQQVRGPQQVGGGYYLPQQVRGPQQVEGGSYLPQQVRGPQQVEGGSYLPQQVRGPQQVEGGSYLPQQVRGPQQVEGGSYLPQQVRGPQQVEGGSYLPQQVRGPQQVEGGSYLPQQVRGPQQVEGGSYLPQQVRGPQQVEGGSYLPQQVRGPQQVEGGSYLPQQVRGPQQVEGGSYLPQQVRGPQQVEGGSYLPQQVRGPQQVEGGSYLPKQVRGPQHVEGGSHLPQQVRGPQHVEGGSHLPQQVRGPQQVRGPQQERGSQQVRRPQQVRGPQQERGPQQVRGPQQVGGGSYLPQQVRQPRQVRGHQQERGPQQVRGPQQVRRPQQVRGPQQERGPQQVRQPQQVRGPQQVGGGSHLPQHVGGPLQATGPQQVGAGLQEEQHSVQQQMKLQFKQQLKSQLQQYMQRLLHESDAQTSKQILQQEMQRQESLKKSHIVSMLQYEH is encoded by the exons ATGAACACTATGAGTCAAATAATGGGAGTAGGAGGTCTTCAGCAAGTAAGAGGACCTCAGCAAGTTGAAGGAGGATCTTACTTACCACAGCAAGTGAGAGGACCTCAGCAAGTTGGAGGAGGATATTACTTACCACAGCAAGTAAGAGGACCTCAGCAAGTAGAAGGAGGATCTAACTTACCACAGCAAGTGAGAGGACCTCAGCAAGTAGGAGGAGGATATTACTTACCACAGCAAGTAAGAGGACCTCAGCAAGTAGAAGGAGGATCTTACTTACCACAGCAAGTGAGAGGACCTCAGCAAGTAGGAGGAGGATATTACTTACCACAGGAAGTAAGAGGACCTCAGCAAGTAGAAGGAGGATCTTACTTACCACAGCAAGTGAGAGGACCTCAGCAAGTAGAAGGAGGATCTTACTTACCACAGCAAGTGAGAGGACCTCAGCAAGTAGAAGGAGGATCTTACTTACCACAGCAAGTGAGAGGACCTCAGCAAGTAGGAGGAGGATATTACTTACCACAGCAAGTGAGAGGACCTCAGCAAGTAGAAGGAGGATCTTACTTACCACAGCAAGTGAGAGGACCTCAGCAAGTAGAAGGAGGATCTTACTTACCACAGCAAGTGAGAGGACCTCAGCAAGTAGAAGGAGGATCTTACTTACCACAGCAAGTGAGAGGACCTCAGCAAGTAGAAGGAGGATCTTACTTACCACAGCAAGTGAGAGGACCTCAGCAAGTAGAAGGAGGATCTTACTTACCACAGCAAGTGAGAGGACCTCAGCAAGTAGAAGGAGGATCTTACTTACCACAGCAAGTGAGAGGACCTCAGCAAGTAGAAGGAGGATCTTACTTACCACAGCAAGTGAGAGGACCTCAGCAAGTAGAAGGAGGATCTTACTTACCACAGCAAGTAAGAGGACCTCAGCAAGTAGAAGGAGGATCTTACTTACCACAGCAAGTAAGAGGACCTCAGCAAGTAGAAGGAGGATCTTACTTACCACAGCAAGTGAGAGGACCTCAGCAAGTAGAAGGAGGATCTTACTTACCACAGCAAGTGAGAGGACCTCAGCAAGTAGAAGGAGGATCTTACTTACCAAAGCAAGTGAGAGGACCTCAGCATGTAGAAGGAGGATCTCACTTACCACAGCAAGTGAGAGGACCTCAGCATGTAGAAGGAGGATCTCACTTACCACAGCAAGTGAGAGGACCTCAGCAAGTGAGAGGACCTCAGCAAGAAAGAGGATCACAGCAAGTAAGACGACCTCAGCAAGTAAGAGGACCTCAGCAAGAAAGAGGACCACAGCAAGTGAGAGGACCTCAGCAAGTAGGAGGAGGATCTTACTTACCACAGCAAGTAAGACAACCTCGGCAAGTAAGAGGACATCAGCAAGAAAGAGGACCACAGCAAGTGAGAGGACCTCAGCAAGTAAGACGACCTCAGCAAGTAAGAGGACCTCAGCAAGAAAGAGG ACCACAGCAAGTAAGACAACCTCAGCAAGTGAGAGGACCTCAGCAAGTAGGAGGAGGATCTCACTTACCACAGCATGTAGGAGGACCTCTGCAAGCAACAGGGCCTCAGCAAGTAGGAGCAGGTCTTCAGGAGGAACAGCACAGCGTGCAGCAGCAGATGAAGCTGCAGTTTAAGCAGCAGCTGAAGTCGCAGCTTCAGCAGTACATGCAGCGACTGCTGCATGAGAGTGACGCACAGACCTCCAAGCAGATTCTGCAGCAGGAGATGCAGCGGCAGGAATCTCTAAAGAAGAGTCACATAGTGTCCATGCTTCAGTATGAACATTAA